Proteins encoded within one genomic window of Methanothrix harundinacea 6Ac:
- the pstB gene encoding phosphate ABC transporter ATP-binding protein PstB translates to MRFKMESRKLNLWYGDNHALKDISMGIPENQITALIGPSGCGKSTFIRCLNRMNDLVDIVRIEGEILYDSVNIYDKDTDVVELRKNIGMVFQKPNPFPMSIRDNIAYGPRIHGVKNVDKIAEESLKKAALWEEVSDRLDKPAMGLSGGQQQRLCIARALAMKPDVILFDEPCSALDPLSTAKIEELMDELRGSYTQVIVTHNMQQAARVSDYTAYFLLGELVEFGETKEIFENPSQKSTEDYITGRFG, encoded by the coding sequence ATGAGATTCAAGATGGAGTCGAGGAAGCTGAACCTCTGGTACGGCGATAACCACGCCTTAAAAGATATATCCATGGGGATACCGGAGAATCAGATCACGGCGCTGATAGGCCCTTCCGGCTGCGGAAAGTCCACCTTCATCCGCTGCCTCAACCGGATGAACGACCTCGTCGACATCGTCCGGATCGAGGGAGAGATCCTCTATGACAGCGTCAACATCTACGACAAAGATACAGATGTGGTGGAGCTTCGAAAGAACATCGGGATGGTATTCCAGAAGCCGAACCCCTTTCCCATGTCCATCCGCGACAACATCGCCTACGGCCCCAGGATCCACGGGGTGAAGAACGTGGACAAGATCGCAGAGGAGAGCCTCAAAAAGGCCGCCCTCTGGGAGGAGGTCTCCGACCGCCTCGACAAGCCCGCCATGGGCCTCTCCGGCGGCCAGCAGCAGCGGCTCTGCATCGCGAGGGCCCTGGCGATGAAGCCGGACGTCATCCTCTTCGACGAGCCCTGCAGCGCCCTGGACCCCCTCTCGACGGCGAAGATCGAGGAGCTGATGGACGAGCTGAGGGGGTCTTACACCCAGGTGATAGTGACCCACAACATGCAGCAGGCAGCCCGGGTCTCGGACTACACCGCCTACTTCCTCCTCGGCGAGCTGGTCGAGTTCGGGGAGACGAAAGAGATCTTCGAGAACCCCAGCCAGAAGAGCACCGAGGATTACATAACGGGGCGGTTCGGATGA
- a CDS encoding phosphate uptake regulator PhoU, whose translation METRKVQRTGKSTFIVSLPKLWAVKNDIQPGSLIYITQSDNGALVLSPDRSERELATRLEIGDKVGDPLIRDIIGCYVSGYRTIEVTGAHMTADQKRDIHQIVQKLIGPEILEETVNKVLIQDLIDPEELQSERALRRIKTVVRSMIQDALTAMVTNDREMAADVVQRDDDVDRLYLLVSRQFTEILRSGSLKEESIDPITAFNYTRAATNLERMADHASRIADMILQCDCTLPAEVAEGMGRISPQLLSLIEDSISSLLLLNSGKANEVIELSRQLRREMILMVSSASSSGEHEDALLRMVASSIERILDYIKNIGELAINLSQTGPRPEAK comes from the coding sequence ATGGAGACCAGGAAAGTACAGAGGACGGGAAAGTCGACCTTCATCGTCTCCCTCCCCAAGCTCTGGGCGGTGAAGAACGATATCCAGCCAGGCTCCTTGATCTACATCACCCAGAGCGACAACGGCGCCCTGGTCCTCTCCCCCGACAGGTCTGAGAGGGAGCTGGCCACCAGGCTGGAGATCGGGGACAAGGTCGGCGACCCGCTGATAAGGGACATCATAGGCTGCTACGTCTCCGGGTACAGGACTATAGAGGTCACGGGAGCCCACATGACGGCGGACCAGAAGAGGGACATCCACCAGATCGTCCAGAAGCTGATCGGCCCCGAGATCCTGGAGGAGACGGTGAACAAGGTCCTGATCCAGGACCTGATCGATCCGGAGGAGCTCCAGTCGGAGCGGGCCCTCCGGAGGATCAAGACGGTGGTGAGGTCGATGATCCAGGACGCCCTCACCGCCATGGTGACCAACGACCGGGAGATGGCCGCCGACGTCGTCCAGAGGGACGACGACGTCGATCGTCTCTACCTGCTCGTATCCCGCCAGTTCACGGAGATCCTCAGGTCCGGCTCTTTGAAGGAGGAGTCCATCGACCCCATCACCGCCTTCAACTACACCCGAGCTGCGACTAACCTGGAGCGGATGGCGGACCACGCCTCCAGGATCGCGGATATGATCCTGCAGTGCGACTGCACCCTCCCCGCCGAGGTCGCCGAGGGGATGGGCCGCATATCCCCCCAGCTCCTGAGCCTCATCGAGGACTCCATATCCTCCCTCCTCCTCCTCAACTCCGGAAAGGCGAACGAGGTGATAGAGCTGAGCCGGCAGCTGAGGAGGGAGATGATATTGATGGTCTCCTCCGCCAGCTCCTCCGGGGAGCACGAGGACGCCCTCCTGAGGATGGTGGCCTCGAGCATCGAGCGGATCCTCGACTACATCAAGAACATAGGCGAGCTGGCCATCAACCTCAGCCAGACGGGACCCCGCCCCGAGGCGAAGTAG
- a CDS encoding deoxyhypusine synthase, with translation MKMRDQDDLSGGLEELATTMGMEDRSVHQLAMAMAKLGFQAGQLGRSVEAWERMLAEEEITIFFGLAGAMVPAGLRKLIATMISRRMVDCVVSTGANLFHDLCEGLGVVHYRGDPGADDASLREEGIDRIYDVYVSEAGLQRGDLYVAEFVKTLDPRRTYTSRELMEGLGRRMPEDTILGSASRAGVPIFVPALSDSSIGIGMVLAWREGHRVVVDQIQDVDEISQITEKSTQTGVVFVGGGVPKNFIQQTKVVADLCGRYRGGHNYAIQYTIDPPQFGGLSGCTFSEGVSWGKIAREARMIQVFVDATIALPIAVHALEEGGSRRRSPPRFAWRDGDLTLAYDG, from the coding sequence ATGAAAATGAGAGACCAAGACGATCTTTCCGGGGGCCTGGAGGAGCTCGCCACCACCATGGGGATGGAGGACCGGTCCGTCCATCAGCTCGCGATGGCCATGGCGAAGCTCGGGTTTCAGGCGGGGCAGCTCGGCCGCTCGGTGGAGGCCTGGGAGAGGATGCTCGCCGAGGAGGAGATCACCATATTCTTCGGCCTCGCGGGGGCGATGGTCCCCGCCGGCCTCCGAAAGCTCATCGCCACCATGATATCCAGGAGGATGGTGGACTGCGTCGTCAGCACCGGAGCCAACCTCTTCCACGACCTCTGCGAGGGGCTCGGCGTCGTCCACTACCGGGGAGACCCGGGCGCCGACGACGCATCCCTCAGGGAGGAGGGGATCGATCGGATATACGACGTCTACGTCTCCGAGGCGGGGCTCCAGAGGGGGGACCTGTACGTCGCCGAGTTCGTCAAGACCCTGGACCCTCGCCGGACGTACACCTCCCGGGAGCTGATGGAGGGGCTTGGCCGGAGGATGCCGGAGGATACGATCCTCGGGAGCGCCAGCCGGGCAGGGGTCCCGATCTTCGTTCCAGCCCTATCCGACAGCTCCATCGGGATCGGGATGGTCCTCGCCTGGAGGGAGGGGCACCGAGTAGTCGTCGATCAGATCCAGGACGTCGACGAGATCAGCCAGATCACTGAGAAGTCGACCCAGACCGGCGTCGTCTTCGTCGGGGGAGGGGTCCCGAAGAACTTCATCCAGCAGACGAAGGTGGTGGCGGACCTCTGCGGGAGGTATCGGGGCGGCCACAACTACGCCATCCAGTACACCATCGACCCCCCCCAATTCGGGGGGCTCTCAGGCTGCACCTTCAGCGAGGGGGTATCCTGGGGGAAGATCGCGAGGGAGGCGAGGATGATCCAGGTCTTCGTCGACGCCACCATTGCGCTCCCCATTGCAGTCCACGCCCTGGAGGAAGGCGGCAGCCGGCGGAGATCTCCGCCCCGGTTCGCCTGGCGGGACGGCGACCTCACCCTCGCCTACGATGGATGA
- a CDS encoding metallophosphoesterase, translated as MLIGLMSDSHDNFPGLLEAVEIFRRRGVEMILHAGDVVAPGMCYAFEGWAGKLKLVYGNNDGDRTGLKRDFGRVGGVFLEDFGEVEADGRRIALLHGTYEPLVTGLVESGAFDVVVRGHDHHLRVVPGKTLMINPGEVWGHFTGRKTVAILDTESMGVEVVEMGSRPSIRDMTGRRPRGG; from the coding sequence ATGCTGATTGGTCTAATGTCCGACTCTCACGACAACTTTCCAGGCCTCCTGGAGGCGGTGGAGATCTTCAGGAGACGGGGCGTCGAGATGATCCTTCATGCAGGCGACGTGGTGGCTCCAGGGATGTGCTACGCCTTCGAGGGGTGGGCTGGGAAGCTAAAGCTCGTCTACGGGAACAACGACGGAGATCGAACCGGCCTCAAGCGCGACTTCGGCCGGGTCGGGGGGGTCTTCCTCGAGGACTTCGGCGAGGTGGAGGCCGACGGCCGACGGATCGCCCTCCTCCACGGGACCTACGAGCCCCTGGTGACGGGGCTGGTGGAGTCGGGGGCCTTCGACGTCGTCGTCCGGGGGCACGACCATCACCTCCGGGTGGTGCCGGGGAAGACGCTGATGATCAACCCGGGGGAGGTCTGGGGCCACTTCACCGGGAGGAAGACGGTCGCGATCCTGGATACGGAGTCGATGGGGGTGGAGGTGGTGGAGATGGGATCTCGCCCCTCCATCAGGGATATGACGGGAAGGCGGCCCCGGGGCGGGTGA
- a CDS encoding restriction endonuclease subunit S gives MHYTAELYSSELENRFDVRYYDPSALGLLRIIKDKSNSNDYEVRKLAAFGNLKKGIFSISASEYKDAGVPFIRVSCIKYLTIDINDITYLSADLHDSNIKTEVSPGDIVISKSGTVGNIALVPEYLGKSNISQDIVGLYVNDKNFSGFLAAYLSSKLGKIQMQRVKTQQTHAHLTLAPLRELLVVFNKECVNKVSDLMEKAAKFEVDFFTNLTKAQCELEQYFNIDMNYQNCSTFQIPVTELESKFSPTFYYPPYRETNRLLKERFETTNLWKIAKIIKGKEVGSKNYSDHGIPFIRTSDLVNHGIDRDSHHKINKKIYDEYKQDLRPNDILFTNDGKIGLSAMCLEGDDCVIQSHIKRIRIVDDYFTPEFIFIFLNTKFGLYQIYRRIFVQSTIPTIEDGLNYIDIPYVEKDIIDEVTCLCKEAFNAKNKRNQFVDSSRKIIENELI, from the coding sequence ATGCACTATACAGCAGAATTATACTCGTCTGAATTAGAAAATAGATTTGATGTTAGATATTACGATCCATCGGCGCTAGGCTTGCTTAGAATTATTAAAGATAAATCAAATAGTAACGACTACGAAGTAAGAAAACTGGCCGCATTTGGCAATTTAAAAAAGGGAATCTTTAGTATATCCGCATCGGAATATAAAGATGCGGGGGTTCCATTTATTAGAGTATCCTGTATCAAGTATTTAACGATAGATATTAATGATATAACATATCTGAGTGCTGATTTGCATGATAGTAATATTAAAACAGAAGTGTCGCCGGGGGATATAGTAATAAGTAAAAGTGGTACAGTTGGGAACATTGCTTTGGTGCCCGAATATCTAGGAAAATCCAACATAAGCCAGGACATCGTCGGTCTGTATGTGAATGATAAAAATTTTTCTGGATTTTTGGCAGCCTACCTATCCAGTAAATTAGGGAAAATCCAAATGCAAAGAGTGAAAACACAGCAAACTCATGCGCATTTAACACTTGCCCCCCTCAGGGAATTGTTGGTAGTATTTAACAAAGAATGCGTAAATAAAGTATCGGATTTGATGGAAAAGGCGGCTAAATTCGAAGTGGATTTTTTTACCAATCTAACCAAAGCCCAGTGCGAATTAGAACAATATTTTAATATAGATATGAATTATCAAAATTGTTCAACTTTCCAGATCCCTGTGACAGAGTTAGAATCGAAATTTTCACCTACCTTTTATTACCCACCGTATCGGGAAACAAATCGGCTTCTAAAAGAAAGATTTGAAACCACAAATTTGTGGAAAATAGCGAAAATTATAAAAGGAAAAGAGGTGGGCTCAAAAAATTACAGCGACCATGGCATACCATTTATTCGGACTTCAGATCTAGTGAACCACGGTATAGATCGCGATTCACACCATAAAATAAATAAAAAGATATATGATGAATATAAACAAGATTTGCGACCGAATGATATTCTTTTTACCAACGATGGAAAAATTGGATTATCTGCAATGTGTTTAGAAGGGGATGATTGTGTAATTCAGAGTCACATTAAACGAATTCGAATAGTAGATGATTATTTCACACCGGAATTCATTTTTATTTTTTTAAATACAAAGTTTGGTTTGTACCAAATCTACAGAAGAATATTCGTCCAATCTACAATACCCACAATAGAAGATGGATTAAATTATATTGATATACCTTATGTAGAAAAGGATATTATAGATGAGGTAACATGCTTATGCAAAGAAGCTTTTAATGCAAAAAATAAAAGAAATCAATTTGTAGATTCGTCCAGAAAAATTATCGAAAATGAATTAATATAA
- a CDS encoding methylated-DNA--[protein]-cysteine S-methyltransferase produces the protein MAEDPGPTEGLFLEPLGLYLLVERRGDRISGARLSTEPPDDILPAWWKGALLRCWLGGEPLPFELDLSGLTPFQREVLLATMAIRPGETATYGEVAERLGRPGAARAVGGALRRNPIPVIIPCHRVVGSRDLGGYNPGVDLKRRILEVERWTSPGKGHFFG, from the coding sequence GTGGCGGAGGATCCCGGTCCGACGGAGGGGCTCTTTCTGGAGCCCCTGGGCCTTTACCTCCTGGTGGAGAGGAGGGGTGACCGGATCTCTGGGGCACGCCTCTCCACGGAGCCGCCCGATGATATCCTGCCGGCCTGGTGGAAAGGGGCCCTCCTGAGGTGCTGGCTCGGCGGCGAGCCTTTGCCTTTCGAGCTGGACCTCTCGGGGCTGACGCCCTTTCAGAGGGAGGTCCTCCTCGCCACAATGGCGATCCGCCCCGGGGAGACGGCGACCTACGGCGAAGTCGCCGAGAGGCTCGGCCGGCCCGGCGCCGCCAGGGCGGTGGGGGGGGCCCTGAGGAGAAACCCCATACCCGTCATCATACCCTGCCACCGGGTGGTGGGGTCGAGGGATCTAGGAGGCTACAACCCCGGGGTCGACCTCAAGCGGAGGATTCTGGAGGTCGAGAGGTGGACCTCTCCGGGAAAGGGTCATTTTTTCGGATGA
- the phoU gene encoding phosphate signaling complex protein PhoU yields the protein MSPYRERYHKELEELKADAEKLVDLVGFAVAKSVDALRDYDVEKAREVIRDDQTINDLNLRIEKRCMQLLALQQPMAKDLRLIVTTLKIGIDLERIGDLAVDIARIVVHSKNKVHVKSLKNIPRMAEIAVEMLAQANRAFKENDSNLARETTKWDYEVDALYQKVRDTLLKIIGGNPELIEDATPLLLVNKHLERIADHVCNICESIIYMVEAKREHLN from the coding sequence ATGAGCCCTTACAGAGAGCGTTATCATAAGGAGCTGGAGGAGCTGAAGGCGGACGCGGAGAAGCTGGTGGACCTCGTCGGCTTCGCAGTGGCCAAGTCGGTGGATGCCCTCCGCGACTACGACGTGGAGAAGGCGCGGGAGGTCATAAGGGACGATCAGACGATCAACGACCTGAACCTGAGGATAGAAAAGAGGTGCATGCAGCTCTTGGCCCTCCAGCAGCCGATGGCGAAAGACCTCCGGCTGATCGTCACCACCCTGAAGATAGGTATCGACCTCGAGAGGATCGGCGACCTGGCGGTGGACATAGCGAGGATCGTCGTCCACTCCAAGAACAAGGTCCACGTCAAGAGCCTGAAGAACATCCCCAGGATGGCGGAGATCGCGGTGGAGATGCTGGCCCAGGCGAACAGGGCATTCAAGGAGAACGACTCGAACCTCGCCCGGGAGACTACCAAGTGGGATTACGAGGTGGACGCCCTCTACCAGAAGGTGAGGGACACCCTCCTCAAGATCATCGGCGGAAACCCCGAGCTGATCGAGGACGCCACGCCCCTCCTCCTGGTCAACAAGCACCTGGAGAGGATCGCAGACCACGTATGCAACATATGCGAGAGCATCATATACATGGTTGAGGCGAAACGAGAACATCTCAACTGA
- a CDS encoding endonuclease V produces MVVLENRFSEEVIGGVDQAFISGEDGREMVVSGAVAFDSSFRPLSRSWALLETTFPYLPGLLSFREGPAAVEAVKRLEAKPTLLFVDGCGINHPRRAGMASAIGVALDLPTVGVTKRVLCGSFDPPRREGEASPLHHRGLVVGHVLLSKKECRPIVVAPGHRITPESALDLARRYLRGEKLPLPSLAAHRDANDEKRRILMGEASISSGSTIFHPKK; encoded by the coding sequence TTGGTCGTCCTGGAAAACCGGTTCTCTGAAGAGGTGATCGGCGGGGTTGATCAGGCCTTCATATCGGGAGAAGATGGCCGAGAGATGGTGGTCAGCGGGGCCGTCGCCTTCGACTCGTCCTTTCGGCCCCTATCCAGATCGTGGGCCCTCCTCGAAACGACTTTTCCTTACCTGCCAGGCCTTCTCTCCTTCCGGGAGGGCCCGGCAGCCGTCGAGGCGGTGAAGCGGCTGGAGGCGAAGCCCACCCTCCTCTTCGTCGACGGCTGCGGGATCAACCATCCCCGGCGGGCGGGGATGGCGAGCGCCATCGGCGTCGCCCTGGACCTTCCTACCGTCGGAGTGACCAAGAGGGTTCTATGCGGATCCTTCGACCCGCCGCGGCGTGAAGGGGAGGCGTCCCCCCTCCACCACCGGGGACTGGTGGTGGGGCACGTCCTCCTCTCCAAGAAGGAGTGCCGGCCGATAGTCGTCGCTCCGGGGCACCGGATCACCCCCGAATCCGCCCTGGACCTCGCCCGACGGTACCTCCGGGGCGAGAAGCTTCCTCTCCCGTCCCTCGCTGCCCATAGAGATGCAAACGACGAAAAGCGACGCATTCTGATGGGCGAAGCCTCCATATCATCCGGGTCGACTATTTTTCATCCGAAAAAATGA
- the speA gene encoding biosynthetic arginine decarboxylase: MWTIEDSTNLYGVDGWGNGYFSINEEGNLSVSPRKEAGGTVDVMEIVEAIEEAETAQFPILFRFPQILEDRLQEINGAFLASMEELEYRGGYRLVFPMKVNQRKEVVEYIVNGGRDLKVGLEVGTKAELLAALSLGLGPDALIICNGYKDRDYLRLALKFGETNKIVIVIDIFEEIFDLLRCSKELSAKPILGLRTKLFSRGSGRWEESGGELSKFGLSTAEILESMEILKENGMIDRLKMLHFHIGSQITDIRKIKVAMNEAARIYAKVRKVAEVEYFNVGGGLSVDYDGSQTPTPASANYTLQEYSNDVVYTLQRTCDEEEVPCPTIVSESGRAIAAYHSFLAFRVIGKKNSKDGLEVVAEEDDPVQIEDMRQALENMDLENYAEFYHDALHYREELFNAFNLGNIGLEERSKGDLLFWKVCQKAASFAEADENDSEEFESLKKLLSKKYIGNFSLFQSVPDMWGVQQIFPTMPLHRLDEEPLVKGTIADITCDSDGEIRSFAGENSDFLALHDLRGTRTTSSAPSSWGLTRTPWGTSTTSSAASTRSTSPSRRGAGGYRRWWKGTPARSSCGSSTTSRRSSWARSPPGAAAMRPKV, from the coding sequence ATGTGGACGATTGAAGACTCCACCAACCTCTACGGCGTCGACGGCTGGGGGAATGGCTACTTCAGCATAAATGAGGAGGGTAACCTCTCGGTCTCACCGAGGAAGGAGGCGGGAGGGACCGTCGACGTCATGGAGATCGTCGAGGCGATCGAGGAGGCCGAGACCGCCCAGTTTCCCATCCTCTTCAGGTTCCCCCAGATCCTGGAGGACAGGCTCCAGGAGATCAACGGCGCCTTCCTCGCCTCGATGGAGGAGCTGGAGTACCGGGGTGGATACAGGCTCGTCTTCCCGATGAAGGTGAACCAGAGGAAGGAGGTGGTGGAGTACATCGTCAATGGCGGGAGGGATCTGAAAGTCGGGCTGGAGGTGGGGACGAAGGCGGAGCTCCTCGCGGCCCTCTCCCTCGGCCTCGGCCCCGACGCCCTGATCATCTGCAACGGCTACAAAGACCGGGACTACCTCAGGCTCGCCCTCAAGTTCGGGGAGACGAACAAGATCGTCATCGTCATCGACATCTTCGAGGAGATCTTCGACCTCCTCCGGTGCTCTAAGGAGCTATCGGCAAAGCCGATCCTCGGCCTCAGGACGAAGCTCTTCTCCCGGGGGAGCGGCCGGTGGGAGGAGTCGGGCGGGGAATTGTCGAAGTTCGGCCTCTCCACCGCCGAGATCCTGGAGTCGATGGAGATCCTGAAGGAGAACGGCATGATCGACCGGCTGAAGATGCTCCACTTCCACATCGGCTCCCAGATCACCGACATCCGGAAGATCAAGGTCGCCATGAACGAGGCGGCCAGGATCTACGCCAAGGTGAGGAAGGTGGCCGAGGTGGAGTACTTCAACGTCGGCGGCGGCCTCAGCGTCGATTACGACGGCTCCCAGACCCCCACCCCCGCCAGCGCCAACTACACCCTCCAGGAGTACTCCAACGACGTCGTCTACACCCTCCAGAGGACCTGCGACGAGGAGGAGGTCCCCTGCCCCACCATCGTCTCCGAGAGCGGCCGGGCGATCGCCGCTTACCACTCCTTCCTCGCCTTCAGGGTGATCGGGAAGAAGAACTCCAAGGACGGCCTCGAGGTCGTCGCGGAGGAGGACGACCCCGTCCAGATCGAGGATATGCGCCAGGCCCTGGAGAATATGGACCTGGAGAACTACGCCGAGTTCTACCACGACGCCCTCCACTACCGGGAGGAGCTCTTCAACGCCTTCAACCTGGGGAACATCGGCCTGGAGGAGAGGTCGAAGGGGGATCTCCTCTTCTGGAAGGTCTGCCAGAAGGCCGCCTCCTTCGCCGAGGCGGACGAGAACGACTCCGAGGAGTTCGAGAGCTTAAAGAAGCTTTTGAGCAAGAAGTACATCGGGAACTTCTCCCTCTTCCAGTCGGTCCCTGACATGTGGGGGGTCCAGCAGATCTTCCCGACGATGCCCCTCCACAGGCTCGACGAGGAGCCATTGGTCAAAGGTACGATCGCCGACATCACCTGCGACTCCGACGGCGAGATCAGGTCCTTCGCCGGGGAGAACTCCGACTTCCTCGCCCTCCACGACCTTCGGGGGACGAGGACTACCTCCTCGGCACCTTCCTCCTGGGGGCTTACCAGGACACCCTGGGGGACTTCCACAACCTCCTCGGCTGCGTCAACGAGGTCCACGTCGCCGTCGAGGAGGGGAGCTGGAGGATATCGAAGGTGGTGGAAGGGGACGCCTGCGAGAAGCTCCTGCGGTTCTTCAACTACGAGCCGGAGGAGCTCTTGGGCGAGGTCGCCTCCCGGTGCTGCGGCGATGAGGCCGAAGGTTTGA
- a CDS encoding phosphate ABC transporter substrate-binding protein has translation MKEPEMSPGIRLLTAVFLVLAAAGCLEEGDRVNLVITGSTTVLPAVERCAEVFNRAQDEIRVQVSSGGSGRGIQDVASGLADIGMASRDVKDSEIRIFGDRFVEHLIGYDAIAVVVSQEVYDGGVRGLTSEEVSRIYSGEITRWNEVGGPETMILPVARVPGSGTGETFNEMIMGSTMAETEGVEVNAMENAEIKTLIVQSDKAIGYLGIGYAKTGKIRPLAIDGVSPTAENVKGLQYKLSRPLYLYTWDGTSEAEAEFINFVRGPEGQRIMEEEGFFSVAAPEQEGGG, from the coding sequence TTGAAAGAACCTGAGATGTCACCGGGAATTCGGCTTCTTACGGCGGTGTTTCTCGTCCTCGCGGCGGCCGGGTGTCTGGAGGAGGGCGATAGGGTGAACCTGGTCATCACCGGCTCGACGACCGTCCTCCCCGCCGTGGAGAGGTGCGCGGAGGTCTTCAACCGGGCCCAGGACGAGATCCGAGTCCAGGTGAGCAGCGGAGGGTCGGGGCGCGGAATTCAGGACGTGGCCTCGGGGCTCGCCGACATCGGGATGGCCTCCAGGGATGTGAAGGACTCCGAGATCCGTATCTTCGGCGACCGTTTTGTCGAGCACCTCATCGGATACGACGCCATCGCCGTCGTCGTCAGCCAGGAGGTCTATGACGGGGGCGTCCGCGGCCTCACCTCCGAGGAGGTCTCCAGGATCTACTCCGGGGAGATCACCCGGTGGAACGAGGTCGGCGGCCCCGAGACCATGATCCTGCCGGTGGCGAGGGTCCCCGGCTCGGGGACCGGCGAGACCTTCAACGAGATGATCATGGGAAGCACCATGGCCGAGACCGAGGGGGTCGAGGTGAACGCCATGGAGAACGCCGAGATCAAGACCCTGATCGTCCAGAGCGACAAGGCCATCGGGTATCTGGGGATAGGATATGCCAAGACCGGGAAGATCCGGCCCCTGGCCATCGACGGGGTCAGCCCGACGGCGGAGAACGTCAAGGGCCTCCAATACAAGCTCTCACGGCCCCTCTACCTCTACACCTGGGACGGGACGAGCGAGGCCGAGGCGGAGTTCATAAACTTCGTCCGCGGGCCGGAGGGGCAGAGGATCATGGAGGAGGAGGGGTTCTTCTCCGTCGCCGCCCCTGAGCAGGAGGGCGGAGGATAG